The following are encoded together in the Bombus affinis isolate iyBomAffi1 chromosome 6, iyBomAffi1.2, whole genome shotgun sequence genome:
- the LOC126917630 gene encoding solute carrier family 2, facilitated glucose transporter member 3-like isoform X3 gives MALGLDSHAAVLTDPDRSNRPSNSDNLNERSIPGGWTITLTLAAVTCCLGSAVPAGFNIGVLNNAAHLVGAFCNESIRERYGIDVSENGLKIVWSSVVSIFLIGGAAGSFLSSWVADRYGRKGALFVGNIFGIIGAAMFFLIRKLNSIEILLAGRLVVGLSGGFATSIVPMYMSEIAPLRLRGAVGVICQLGITCGVFLGQIAGLDTVLGTENSWHYMLGAFVPLCIYALVFTSIILPESPKYLYIIREQKQKALDELSRIRKMDIMLLEVEISSLQQEIETKTTAEPWTIKRIFKDPNLKLPVFLVCIIQFGQQMSGINVVFYYSNSIFINAGLGITGAQYATLGTGVANIGMALASVPVMSTLNRRGVLLTSIYLCLGCLIVLCISILFIHLSSHMPIICTIAVLAYVIFYGIGLGPIPYFIGSELFDVGPRPTAMALGSVFNWGGNFIVGMTFPTIESIMGPYTFLIFAVFLLLLGQIVRIYLPETRGKNTMDIAALISQGFNSRPNSIRHT, from the exons ATGGCGTTAGGGTTAG ATAGTCATGCCGCAGTACTCACGGACCCTGACCGATCTAATCGTCCATCTAATTCGGATAATCTAAACGAAAGATCA aTACCAGGAGGATGGACCATCACATTAACTTTAGCAGCTGTTACCTGCTGCTTAGGTTCAGCTGTACCAGCAGGATTTAATATAGGAGTACTAAATAATGCAGCTCAT CTGGTGGGTGCATTTTGTAATGAAAGTATTAGAGAAAGATATGGTATAGATGTATCCGAAAATGGCCTGAAAATAGTTTGGTCTAGTGTTGTCTCAATTTTTCTCATTGGAGGGGCAGCTGGTTCATTTCTCTCAAGCTGGGTAGCGGATAGATATGGGAGAAAAGGAGCGCTGTTTGTTGGAAACATATTTGGCATTATAGGAGCTGCAATGTTTTTTCTAATACGCAAATTAAATTCAATTGAAATTTTGTTAGCAGGCAGATTAGTTGTTG GACTATCTGGAGGTTTCGCGACAAGCATAGTACCAATGTACATGTCAGAAATTGCACCACTTAGGTTAAGAGGTGCAGTTGGAGTAATATGTCAACTAGGAATTACATGTGGAGTATTTTTAGGGCAAATTGCAGGGCTTGATACAGTTCTAGGAACTGAAAATTCTTGGCATTATATGCTAGGAGCATTTGTTCCATTATGTATATATGCCTTGGTTTTTACAAGCATTATTTTACCAGAAAGTCctaaatatctatatataatcAGGGAACAGAAGCAGAAAGCTTTGGATG aaCTCAGTAGAATACGTAAAATGGATATAATGTTACTAGAAGTGGAAATTTCTAGTCTACAGcaagaaatagaaacaaaaacaaCAGCCGAACCTTGGACTATCAAGCGCATTTTTAAAGATCCAAATCTAAAGCTTCCTGTATTTTTAGTTTGTATAATACAATTCGGTCAACAGATGAGTGGTATAAACGTTGTATTTTACTATTCTAACTCTATATTTATCAATGCTGGACTTGGCATTACTGGAGCACAATATGCTACTCTTGGTACTGGCGTGGCTAACATTGGTATGGCTCTTGCTTCAGTACCAGTGATGTCAACTTTGAATAGGAGAGGTGTTCTACTTACTAGTATATATTTGTGCTTAGGATGTTTGATAGTTTTAtgtatttccattttatttatt CATTTGTCATCACATATGCCAATAATATGTACAATAGCCGTTCTGGCTTATGTGATATTTTATGGAATTGGTCTTGGACCAATACCATACTTCATTGGATCTGAATTATTCGACGTTGGTCCTAGACCAACAGCTATGGCACTTGGTAGTGTTTTTAATTGGGGTGGAAATTTTATAGTAGGCATGACGTTCCCAACAATAGAAAGTATTATGGGACCATatacttttttaatatttgccGTATTTCTTTTATTGTTAGGACAAATTGTTAG GATATACTTACCTGAGACTAGAGGAAAGAATACGATGGACATAGCAGCATTAATAAGTCAAGGATTTAACTCTAGACCAAATTCCATCCGTCATACTTAA
- the LOC126917630 gene encoding solute carrier family 2, facilitated glucose transporter member 3-like isoform X1: MVFDSERSSYMRCDSEVGDMLDYRDSHAAVLTDPDRSNRPSNSDNLNERSIPGGWTITLTLAAVTCCLGSAVPAGFNIGVLNNAAHLVGAFCNESIRERYGIDVSENGLKIVWSSVVSIFLIGGAAGSFLSSWVADRYGRKGALFVGNIFGIIGAAMFFLIRKLNSIEILLAGRLVVGLSGGFATSIVPMYMSEIAPLRLRGAVGVICQLGITCGVFLGQIAGLDTVLGTENSWHYMLGAFVPLCIYALVFTSIILPESPKYLYIIREQKQKALDELSRIRKMDIMLLEVEISSLQQEIETKTTAEPWTIKRIFKDPNLKLPVFLVCIIQFGQQMSGINVVFYYSNSIFINAGLGITGAQYATLGTGVANIGMALASVPVMSTLNRRGVLLTSIYLCLGCLIVLCISILFIHLSSHMPIICTIAVLAYVIFYGIGLGPIPYFIGSELFDVGPRPTAMALGSVFNWGGNFIVGMTFPTIESIMGPYTFLIFAVFLLLLGQIVRIYLPETRGKNTMDIAALISQGFNSRPNSIRHT; encoded by the exons ATAGTCATGCCGCAGTACTCACGGACCCTGACCGATCTAATCGTCCATCTAATTCGGATAATCTAAACGAAAGATCA aTACCAGGAGGATGGACCATCACATTAACTTTAGCAGCTGTTACCTGCTGCTTAGGTTCAGCTGTACCAGCAGGATTTAATATAGGAGTACTAAATAATGCAGCTCAT CTGGTGGGTGCATTTTGTAATGAAAGTATTAGAGAAAGATATGGTATAGATGTATCCGAAAATGGCCTGAAAATAGTTTGGTCTAGTGTTGTCTCAATTTTTCTCATTGGAGGGGCAGCTGGTTCATTTCTCTCAAGCTGGGTAGCGGATAGATATGGGAGAAAAGGAGCGCTGTTTGTTGGAAACATATTTGGCATTATAGGAGCTGCAATGTTTTTTCTAATACGCAAATTAAATTCAATTGAAATTTTGTTAGCAGGCAGATTAGTTGTTG GACTATCTGGAGGTTTCGCGACAAGCATAGTACCAATGTACATGTCAGAAATTGCACCACTTAGGTTAAGAGGTGCAGTTGGAGTAATATGTCAACTAGGAATTACATGTGGAGTATTTTTAGGGCAAATTGCAGGGCTTGATACAGTTCTAGGAACTGAAAATTCTTGGCATTATATGCTAGGAGCATTTGTTCCATTATGTATATATGCCTTGGTTTTTACAAGCATTATTTTACCAGAAAGTCctaaatatctatatataatcAGGGAACAGAAGCAGAAAGCTTTGGATG aaCTCAGTAGAATACGTAAAATGGATATAATGTTACTAGAAGTGGAAATTTCTAGTCTACAGcaagaaatagaaacaaaaacaaCAGCCGAACCTTGGACTATCAAGCGCATTTTTAAAGATCCAAATCTAAAGCTTCCTGTATTTTTAGTTTGTATAATACAATTCGGTCAACAGATGAGTGGTATAAACGTTGTATTTTACTATTCTAACTCTATATTTATCAATGCTGGACTTGGCATTACTGGAGCACAATATGCTACTCTTGGTACTGGCGTGGCTAACATTGGTATGGCTCTTGCTTCAGTACCAGTGATGTCAACTTTGAATAGGAGAGGTGTTCTACTTACTAGTATATATTTGTGCTTAGGATGTTTGATAGTTTTAtgtatttccattttatttatt CATTTGTCATCACATATGCCAATAATATGTACAATAGCCGTTCTGGCTTATGTGATATTTTATGGAATTGGTCTTGGACCAATACCATACTTCATTGGATCTGAATTATTCGACGTTGGTCCTAGACCAACAGCTATGGCACTTGGTAGTGTTTTTAATTGGGGTGGAAATTTTATAGTAGGCATGACGTTCCCAACAATAGAAAGTATTATGGGACCATatacttttttaatatttgccGTATTTCTTTTATTGTTAGGACAAATTGTTAG GATATACTTACCTGAGACTAGAGGAAAGAATACGATGGACATAGCAGCATTAATAAGTCAAGGATTTAACTCTAGACCAAATTCCATCCGTCATACTTAA
- the LOC126917630 gene encoding solute carrier family 2, facilitated glucose transporter member 3-like isoform X2 — translation MRCDSEVGDMLDYRDSHAAVLTDPDRSNRPSNSDNLNERSIPGGWTITLTLAAVTCCLGSAVPAGFNIGVLNNAAHLVGAFCNESIRERYGIDVSENGLKIVWSSVVSIFLIGGAAGSFLSSWVADRYGRKGALFVGNIFGIIGAAMFFLIRKLNSIEILLAGRLVVGLSGGFATSIVPMYMSEIAPLRLRGAVGVICQLGITCGVFLGQIAGLDTVLGTENSWHYMLGAFVPLCIYALVFTSIILPESPKYLYIIREQKQKALDELSRIRKMDIMLLEVEISSLQQEIETKTTAEPWTIKRIFKDPNLKLPVFLVCIIQFGQQMSGINVVFYYSNSIFINAGLGITGAQYATLGTGVANIGMALASVPVMSTLNRRGVLLTSIYLCLGCLIVLCISILFIHLSSHMPIICTIAVLAYVIFYGIGLGPIPYFIGSELFDVGPRPTAMALGSVFNWGGNFIVGMTFPTIESIMGPYTFLIFAVFLLLLGQIVRIYLPETRGKNTMDIAALISQGFNSRPNSIRHT, via the exons ATAGTCATGCCGCAGTACTCACGGACCCTGACCGATCTAATCGTCCATCTAATTCGGATAATCTAAACGAAAGATCA aTACCAGGAGGATGGACCATCACATTAACTTTAGCAGCTGTTACCTGCTGCTTAGGTTCAGCTGTACCAGCAGGATTTAATATAGGAGTACTAAATAATGCAGCTCAT CTGGTGGGTGCATTTTGTAATGAAAGTATTAGAGAAAGATATGGTATAGATGTATCCGAAAATGGCCTGAAAATAGTTTGGTCTAGTGTTGTCTCAATTTTTCTCATTGGAGGGGCAGCTGGTTCATTTCTCTCAAGCTGGGTAGCGGATAGATATGGGAGAAAAGGAGCGCTGTTTGTTGGAAACATATTTGGCATTATAGGAGCTGCAATGTTTTTTCTAATACGCAAATTAAATTCAATTGAAATTTTGTTAGCAGGCAGATTAGTTGTTG GACTATCTGGAGGTTTCGCGACAAGCATAGTACCAATGTACATGTCAGAAATTGCACCACTTAGGTTAAGAGGTGCAGTTGGAGTAATATGTCAACTAGGAATTACATGTGGAGTATTTTTAGGGCAAATTGCAGGGCTTGATACAGTTCTAGGAACTGAAAATTCTTGGCATTATATGCTAGGAGCATTTGTTCCATTATGTATATATGCCTTGGTTTTTACAAGCATTATTTTACCAGAAAGTCctaaatatctatatataatcAGGGAACAGAAGCAGAAAGCTTTGGATG aaCTCAGTAGAATACGTAAAATGGATATAATGTTACTAGAAGTGGAAATTTCTAGTCTACAGcaagaaatagaaacaaaaacaaCAGCCGAACCTTGGACTATCAAGCGCATTTTTAAAGATCCAAATCTAAAGCTTCCTGTATTTTTAGTTTGTATAATACAATTCGGTCAACAGATGAGTGGTATAAACGTTGTATTTTACTATTCTAACTCTATATTTATCAATGCTGGACTTGGCATTACTGGAGCACAATATGCTACTCTTGGTACTGGCGTGGCTAACATTGGTATGGCTCTTGCTTCAGTACCAGTGATGTCAACTTTGAATAGGAGAGGTGTTCTACTTACTAGTATATATTTGTGCTTAGGATGTTTGATAGTTTTAtgtatttccattttatttatt CATTTGTCATCACATATGCCAATAATATGTACAATAGCCGTTCTGGCTTATGTGATATTTTATGGAATTGGTCTTGGACCAATACCATACTTCATTGGATCTGAATTATTCGACGTTGGTCCTAGACCAACAGCTATGGCACTTGGTAGTGTTTTTAATTGGGGTGGAAATTTTATAGTAGGCATGACGTTCCCAACAATAGAAAGTATTATGGGACCATatacttttttaatatttgccGTATTTCTTTTATTGTTAGGACAAATTGTTAG GATATACTTACCTGAGACTAGAGGAAAGAATACGATGGACATAGCAGCATTAATAAGTCAAGGATTTAACTCTAGACCAAATTCCATCCGTCATACTTAA
- the LOC126917630 gene encoding solute carrier family 2, facilitated glucose transporter member 3-like isoform X4 yields MQRWYSILNVHHICVVIPKWETCLIIEIPGGWTITLTLAAVTCCLGSAVPAGFNIGVLNNAAHLVGAFCNESIRERYGIDVSENGLKIVWSSVVSIFLIGGAAGSFLSSWVADRYGRKGALFVGNIFGIIGAAMFFLIRKLNSIEILLAGRLVVGLSGGFATSIVPMYMSEIAPLRLRGAVGVICQLGITCGVFLGQIAGLDTVLGTENSWHYMLGAFVPLCIYALVFTSIILPESPKYLYIIREQKQKALDELSRIRKMDIMLLEVEISSLQQEIETKTTAEPWTIKRIFKDPNLKLPVFLVCIIQFGQQMSGINVVFYYSNSIFINAGLGITGAQYATLGTGVANIGMALASVPVMSTLNRRGVLLTSIYLCLGCLIVLCISILFIHLSSHMPIICTIAVLAYVIFYGIGLGPIPYFIGSELFDVGPRPTAMALGSVFNWGGNFIVGMTFPTIESIMGPYTFLIFAVFLLLLGQIVRIYLPETRGKNTMDIAALISQGFNSRPNSIRHT; encoded by the exons aTACCAGGAGGATGGACCATCACATTAACTTTAGCAGCTGTTACCTGCTGCTTAGGTTCAGCTGTACCAGCAGGATTTAATATAGGAGTACTAAATAATGCAGCTCAT CTGGTGGGTGCATTTTGTAATGAAAGTATTAGAGAAAGATATGGTATAGATGTATCCGAAAATGGCCTGAAAATAGTTTGGTCTAGTGTTGTCTCAATTTTTCTCATTGGAGGGGCAGCTGGTTCATTTCTCTCAAGCTGGGTAGCGGATAGATATGGGAGAAAAGGAGCGCTGTTTGTTGGAAACATATTTGGCATTATAGGAGCTGCAATGTTTTTTCTAATACGCAAATTAAATTCAATTGAAATTTTGTTAGCAGGCAGATTAGTTGTTG GACTATCTGGAGGTTTCGCGACAAGCATAGTACCAATGTACATGTCAGAAATTGCACCACTTAGGTTAAGAGGTGCAGTTGGAGTAATATGTCAACTAGGAATTACATGTGGAGTATTTTTAGGGCAAATTGCAGGGCTTGATACAGTTCTAGGAACTGAAAATTCTTGGCATTATATGCTAGGAGCATTTGTTCCATTATGTATATATGCCTTGGTTTTTACAAGCATTATTTTACCAGAAAGTCctaaatatctatatataatcAGGGAACAGAAGCAGAAAGCTTTGGATG aaCTCAGTAGAATACGTAAAATGGATATAATGTTACTAGAAGTGGAAATTTCTAGTCTACAGcaagaaatagaaacaaaaacaaCAGCCGAACCTTGGACTATCAAGCGCATTTTTAAAGATCCAAATCTAAAGCTTCCTGTATTTTTAGTTTGTATAATACAATTCGGTCAACAGATGAGTGGTATAAACGTTGTATTTTACTATTCTAACTCTATATTTATCAATGCTGGACTTGGCATTACTGGAGCACAATATGCTACTCTTGGTACTGGCGTGGCTAACATTGGTATGGCTCTTGCTTCAGTACCAGTGATGTCAACTTTGAATAGGAGAGGTGTTCTACTTACTAGTATATATTTGTGCTTAGGATGTTTGATAGTTTTAtgtatttccattttatttatt CATTTGTCATCACATATGCCAATAATATGTACAATAGCCGTTCTGGCTTATGTGATATTTTATGGAATTGGTCTTGGACCAATACCATACTTCATTGGATCTGAATTATTCGACGTTGGTCCTAGACCAACAGCTATGGCACTTGGTAGTGTTTTTAATTGGGGTGGAAATTTTATAGTAGGCATGACGTTCCCAACAATAGAAAGTATTATGGGACCATatacttttttaatatttgccGTATTTCTTTTATTGTTAGGACAAATTGTTAG GATATACTTACCTGAGACTAGAGGAAAGAATACGATGGACATAGCAGCATTAATAAGTCAAGGATTTAACTCTAGACCAAATTCCATCCGTCATACTTAA